The following proteins come from a genomic window of Bacteroidota bacterium:
- a CDS encoding ATP-binding protein: MKHKEIITNWNVITGGPCTGKTTVVNLLAQRGYKTTIEHARHYIDTQQIRGRTVEEIRENKKEFQLGVLNMQIEEEGTLDVNEMVFLDRALPDAMAYYQFLGLEYDDRLIEQCNKYCYKHVFILDRLPLTNDYARLEDEAEQIRIHNLIIKVYESFPCPIVHVPVLPPEERVDFILKTFKK, encoded by the coding sequence ATGAAACACAAAGAAATCATAACAAATTGGAATGTAATTACCGGAGGACCCTGCACAGGAAAAACGACAGTGGTAAACTTGCTTGCACAAAGGGGTTACAAAACCACTATTGAACACGCAAGACATTATATTGACACACAACAAATAAGAGGACGCACAGTTGAGGAAATCAGAGAAAACAAAAAAGAATTTCAGTTAGGAGTTCTGAACATGCAGATTGAAGAAGAAGGAACGTTAGATGTTAACGAAATGGTGTTTTTAGACCGCGCGTTGCCCGATGCAATGGCTTACTATCAGTTCTTGGGATTGGAATATGACGATAGGTTAATAGAACAGTGTAATAAATATTGTTACAAACATGTATTTATACTAGACCGCCTTCCGCTCACTAATGACTATGCCCGATTAGAAGACGAAGCAGAACAAATCCGAATTCATAACCTGATAATAAAAGTGTATGAATCCTTCCCTTGCCCTATTGTTCATGTGCCTGTTTTGCCGCCTGAAGAACGGGTTGATTTTATTTTAAAAACTTTTAAAAAATGA